One window of Deltaproteobacteria bacterium genomic DNA carries:
- a CDS encoding type II toxin-antitoxin system HicB family antitoxin: MTRVFTAIYEKVGKWYVACIEEVPGVNTQGKTLKEARRNLQEALKLILDTNQILAKSQLHDRHFIRETVKISR; the protein is encoded by the coding sequence ATGACACGAGTGTTTACCGCAATTTATGAGAAGGTGGGGAAGTGGTATGTAGCCTGTATAGAAGAGGTGCCGGGGGTAAACACCCAAGGGAAAACATTAAAAGAGGCCCGCCGCAATTTGCAAGAGGCGTTGAAACTTATTCTAGATACCAATCAAATCCTTGCAAAGTCTCAACTCCACGATCGTCATTTTATCCGTGAAACGGTCAAGATATCTCGATGA
- a CDS encoding XRE family transcriptional regulator, with protein MGKTTNGLEILKRRIEKDPEWQRLYEEEKLKDQIARQVRELRMEAGLSQKDLAKLLKTSQSAIARLEDADYEGNSVEKLQQVAEALKCRLEIKFVRQREFENHEVHA; from the coding sequence ATGGGAAAAACGACAAACGGTTTAGAAATTCTAAAACGAAGAATAGAAAAAGATCCCGAATGGCAGCGGCTCTATGAGGAAGAAAAGTTAAAAGATCAAATTGCCAGACAAGTGCGCGAATTAAGAATGGAAGCTGGGCTCTCTCAGAAAGACCTTGCAAAGCTGCTAAAGACTTCGCAATCTGCTATTGCGAGATTGGAAGATGCAGATTACGAGGGAAATTCTGTAGAGAAACTTCAGCAAGTTGCTGAAGCTTTAAAATGTCGCTTAGAAATTAAATTTGTAAGACAGAGGGAATTTGAAAATCACGAAGTGCATGCCTAA
- a CDS encoding thrombospondin type 3 repeat-containing protein: MKRGVGILGAVLLHLFLAQAAQAEDFCTDANDASVVSTKTCDPGKVISLCRKINVFNGANGQPRECRERIDFAAGKSFNIPIPILSLNIEVGPVSYNDYGQEVQNDLNGDGKNLIFDGSKAQSVVLNGLNVNPPEGQCVFNINITDSLFKNFTVKAKDIKKALCTMPSNKFENVWVEDASGKKVQLNSEGKLPQEPPPPPPPPPPDEDEGAINDEASFDPPSDEEEPVIEEEAADAEGYTTIVVVDYGVPIDPVVEARDEAWGYGGLIADAADAANNGGANNGNADNNGGASDDASEPPASASKDDDGDGIPNGVDNCPMEPNADQADGNKNGLGNVCDPDYKPADEDGDSFANEIDNCPLEPNIEQIDSDADGLGDACDQDFSKVPDDLDGDGVKDDADNCVNVANPDQLDYDQDAAGNACDMTPGEAPPAPAPMIDPGIAEGQGDPAVDDGVEPKADEPFLKCTMSLSPAHSSQGLNLGLLSLLLPIGVLLSLRASPVGERGNPTA, from the coding sequence ATGAAAAGGGGTGTGGGTATCTTGGGGGCCGTGCTGCTTCATTTATTCCTGGCCCAGGCCGCCCAGGCAGAAGATTTTTGCACCGATGCCAACGATGCCTCGGTGGTGAGCACCAAAACTTGCGATCCTGGCAAGGTCATATCCTTATGCCGAAAAATCAATGTTTTTAATGGGGCCAATGGCCAACCTCGAGAATGCCGGGAAAGAATCGATTTTGCGGCTGGTAAATCTTTTAATATTCCCATTCCAATTTTAAGTTTGAACATAGAGGTGGGGCCTGTGTCTTATAATGACTATGGTCAGGAAGTTCAGAATGATCTCAATGGTGATGGCAAGAATCTGATTTTTGATGGATCCAAGGCTCAATCGGTGGTGCTCAATGGGTTGAACGTCAACCCACCCGAAGGCCAGTGTGTTTTTAATATCAACATCACCGATAGCCTCTTCAAAAATTTTACGGTGAAAGCTAAAGATATTAAGAAAGCCTTGTGTACCATGCCCAGCAATAAGTTTGAAAACGTATGGGTTGAAGATGCCTCCGGAAAAAAGGTTCAATTAAATTCCGAAGGGAAATTGCCGCAAGAACCACCACCACCTCCCCCCCCACCACCTCCCGATGAAGATGAAGGTGCAATCAACGATGAAGCAAGTTTTGATCCCCCAAGTGATGAAGAAGAACCGGTGATTGAAGAAGAAGCTGCTGATGCAGAAGGCTATACCACGATTGTGGTGGTCGATTATGGAGTACCGATCGACCCCGTGGTTGAAGCCAGGGATGAAGCCTGGGGTTATGGTGGTTTGATTGCGGATGCAGCAGATGCTGCAAATAACGGTGGGGCTAACAACGGCAATGCAGATAATAATGGTGGGGCGAGCGATGATGCGTCAGAACCGCCTGCCAGTGCGTCAAAAGATGACGATGGTGATGGCATTCCCAATGGGGTCGACAATTGCCCCATGGAGCCCAATGCCGATCAAGCCGATGGCAACAAGAATGGTTTAGGCAATGTTTGCGACCCAGATTACAAACCAGCTGATGAAGACGGCGACAGCTTTGCCAATGAAATCGATAATTGCCCGTTAGAGCCGAATATCGAACAAATCGATTCAGATGCCGATGGTTTGGGCGATGCCTGTGATCAAGATTTTAGTAAAGTGCCCGATGATTTAGACGGCGACGGGGTTAAAGATGACGCAGACAATTGCGTCAATGTGGCAAACCCCGATCAACTCGATTATGACCAAGATGCCGCGGGTAATGCCTGTGATATGACGCCGGGTGAGGCCCCGCCTGCGCCTGCCCCGATGATAGACCCTGGTATTGCCGAAGGGCAGGGAGACCCCGCAGTTGATGATGGGGTTGAGCCCAAAGCAGACGAACCCTTTTTGAAATGCACAATGAGTTTGAGCCCGGCACATAGTAGCCAAGGGCTTAATTTGGGGTTGTTGAGTTTGTTGCTGCCGATTGGGGTACTTCTGTCATTGCGAGCGAGCCCCGTTGGCGAGCGTGGCAATCCCACCGCTTAG
- a CDS encoding type II toxin-antitoxin system HicA family toxin: MKRKVLIRHLERQGCMFLREGGSHTVYFNPVTRQTSTIPRHREIHDLLAKKICKDLSVVAPSGK; the protein is encoded by the coding sequence ATGAAACGAAAAGTACTTATTCGCCATCTTGAACGCCAGGGCTGCATGTTTTTGCGCGAAGGAGGCAGTCATACGGTTTATTTCAATCCTGTTACGAGGCAAACCTCGACTATTCCAAGGCATCGTGAAATTCACGACTTGTTGGCAAAGAAGATTTGCAAGGATCTCTCGGTGGTTGCTCCAAGTGGAAAATGA
- a CDS encoding type II toxin-antitoxin system RelE/ParE family toxin: MSAVNIIFYKEGNSVPILEFMEEIPRKASAKGKVRLDRLAELGNALRRPEADFLRDGIYELRWHLRGIQYRLLYFFHGREAVVLSHGIIKQASKVPLKEIELALKRKITFEKNPAVHSYSENN, encoded by the coding sequence ATGAGCGCTGTTAACATCATATTTTACAAGGAAGGGAACTCGGTTCCAATTTTGGAATTTATGGAAGAGATCCCTAGGAAAGCGAGCGCGAAAGGCAAGGTTAGATTAGATAGGCTTGCCGAATTAGGAAATGCGCTTCGACGTCCTGAAGCAGATTTTCTAAGAGATGGAATTTATGAACTACGGTGGCACCTTCGGGGCATTCAATATCGGTTGTTGTATTTTTTTCATGGGAGAGAAGCAGTTGTTTTAAGTCATGGAATTATTAAGCAAGCATCAAAGGTGCCTTTAAAAGAAATTGAGCTGGCCTTAAAAAGAAAAATTACTTTTGAGAAAAATCCTGCAGTTCATTCTTATTCTGAAAATAATTAA
- the xseA gene encoding exodeoxyribonuclease VII large subunit: MQLELSALPEERHIYTVTELTGELKKILERNFSHVWVAGEISNFRPHSSGHYYFSLKDERAHLPVVMFRGANRQLKFKLEDGLAMLCLGRISLYEPQGKYQLVVESIEPQGLGALQLAFEQLKTKLAAAGLFAAERKRPLPKFPKHVGVVTSPTGAVIRDIINVLSRRDPRLHLFLVPVNVQGEKAAPEIAAAIDLINEHGLAEVMIVGRGGGSLEDLWAFNTEIVAQAIARSKIPVVSAVGHETDFTIADFVADLRAPTPSAAAELISPNLAELRLQAKAIESRLQRGVEAWLHWNREKVAHLVQRLKHPARRLEELNLRVDEWSARLHRAIEHFLKTHQQHLRSLSEQIHLVSPLAVLQRGYSLTYRWLEDGSKVLVREATAVQLGDGLQILLGEGEISAMVKSL, from the coding sequence ATGCAATTAGAACTTTCCGCTCTTCCGGAAGAGCGGCATATTTACACCGTCACCGAACTTACTGGCGAATTAAAAAAAATCTTAGAACGCAATTTTTCCCATGTGTGGGTGGCGGGCGAAATTAGTAATTTTCGTCCCCATTCCAGTGGGCATTATTATTTTTCCCTCAAAGATGAACGTGCGCATTTGCCAGTGGTCATGTTTCGGGGGGCCAATCGCCAGTTGAAATTTAAACTCGAAGATGGCTTGGCCATGTTGTGTTTGGGCCGCATTTCTCTTTATGAACCGCAGGGCAAATATCAATTGGTTGTAGAATCCATCGAGCCACAAGGCCTAGGTGCCTTGCAGCTAGCCTTTGAACAGTTAAAAACCAAATTGGCCGCGGCCGGGCTCTTTGCGGCAGAACGCAAGCGGCCTTTGCCTAAATTCCCCAAGCATGTTGGTGTGGTGACCAGCCCCACGGGTGCGGTTATTCGAGATATTATTAATGTTTTAAGCCGGCGTGACCCACGCCTGCATCTCTTTTTAGTGCCGGTGAATGTGCAGGGGGAAAAAGCGGCGCCTGAAATTGCAGCGGCGATTGACCTTATCAATGAACATGGCTTAGCCGAAGTGATGATTGTGGGGCGCGGGGGTGGGTCGCTGGAAGATCTGTGGGCGTTTAACACTGAAATCGTGGCTCAAGCCATTGCCCGTTCTAAAATTCCGGTGGTGAGCGCCGTGGGGCATGAGACCGATTTTACCATTGCCGATTTTGTGGCTGACCTGAGGGCCCCCACCCCCAGTGCTGCAGCGGAGCTCATTTCCCCCAACTTAGCCGAACTGCGTTTACAAGCAAAAGCCATCGAAAGCCGTTTGCAACGGGGGGTGGAGGCGTGGCTGCATTGGAACCGAGAAAAGGTGGCTCACCTGGTGCAACGGTTAAAACACCCGGCGCGGCGTTTAGAAGAATTAAACTTAAGGGTCGATGAATGGAGTGCTCGCTTGCATCGTGCCATTGAGCATTTTTTAAAAACCCACCAACAGCATCTCCGTAGCCTGTCGGAGCAAATTCACTTGGTTTCGCCTTTGGCGGTGTTGCAACGGGGCTATAGTTTGACCTATCGGTGGTTAGAAGATGGGTCAAAAGTCTTGGTTCGTGAGGCCACGGCCGTGCAACTGGGGGATGGGCTTCAAATATTGCTGGGGGAGGGGGAAATAAGTGCCATGGTGAAGTCATTGTGA
- a CDS encoding thrombospondin type 3 repeat-containing protein yields MAKPSDPYHCTVEVKKYDISHLGSLARKIYQAYNLNLECLNKIDFKLVNFKADDETTYTVTPDSTIGVMNLSDTTKDEDKNLLVIDGNLGKGYKVILDGSKLDPGDALMTVDAPKGRVVIRNFVVRNLPVQIVETGTYLPFIEEGKYAPDDFDLVLENVEVEGDKDLDHMPDEQDNCPEHANADQKDTDNDATGDICDETPEGEPEPETQPESQPSESPSPAPSPSTPPVASPSSEPETQPETQPETQPSESPTPSPSGEPETQPSGTPTPTPTPTAPASSPTPTPIFDIACEGDADCDGVADAQDNCPTLANADQNAEVCKPATSETPTVNQPPVATIGTSVHDEGTDCLFSLTAAAPHLGSWLWGIPVLWGLILRRKRGSL; encoded by the coding sequence ATGGCCAAGCCTTCTGATCCCTATCATTGCACGGTCGAGGTTAAAAAATACGACATTTCCCATCTGGGGTCACTGGCTCGCAAAATCTATCAAGCCTATAACCTCAACCTCGAATGCCTCAACAAAATCGATTTTAAGCTCGTCAATTTTAAGGCCGATGATGAAACCACCTATACCGTTACCCCCGATAGCACGATTGGGGTCATGAATTTGTCTGATACGACCAAAGATGAAGATAAAAATCTGCTCGTGATCGATGGCAATTTGGGTAAAGGCTACAAAGTTATTTTAGATGGCAGCAAGCTCGACCCCGGTGACGCCCTCATGACGGTGGATGCCCCCAAAGGGCGGGTGGTCATCCGCAATTTCGTTGTGCGTAATTTACCCGTGCAGATAGTAGAAACGGGCACTTATCTGCCTTTCATTGAAGAGGGGAAATATGCCCCAGACGATTTTGACTTGGTTTTAGAAAATGTTGAAGTTGAAGGCGATAAAGATCTCGATCACATGCCTGATGAACAAGACAACTGCCCTGAGCATGCCAATGCAGATCAAAAAGACACCGATAATGATGCGACAGGTGATATTTGTGATGAAACTCCCGAGGGGGAACCCGAGCCGGAGACACAACCGGAGTCACAGCCATCTGAATCACCCAGCCCGGCGCCCAGCCCAAGCACACCACCTGTGGCAAGCCCTAGTAGCGAGCCTGAGACTCAACCCGAAACTCAACCCGAAACACAACCTTCCGAATCACCGACGCCTAGCCCTAGCGGCGAGCCCGAGACACAGCCTTCAGGTACACCAACCCCCACTCCAACGCCAACTGCACCCGCTTCAAGCCCAACGCCCACTCCCATCTTTGACATTGCCTGTGAGGGCGATGCTGATTGTGATGGCGTGGCCGATGCCCAAGATAATTGCCCAACGCTTGCCAATGCCGATCAAAATGCCGAAGTTTGTAAACCTGCCACCAGTGAAACCCCCACGGTGAACCAACCACCGGTCGCTACCATTGGTACCAGCGTGCATGATGAAGGAACGGATTGTTTGTTTAGCTTAACTGCAGCTGCGCCTCATTTGGGGAGCTGGTTGTGGGGAATCCCAGTGTTGTGGGGATTGATTTTAAGACGAAAGCGGGGATCTTTATGA